A stretch of Dyella sp. BiH032 DNA encodes these proteins:
- the recJ gene encoding single-stranded-DNA-specific exonuclease RecJ produces the protein MTPRLSLRRRVPKGTPQGWSDGVHPVLRQVYAARGVLTPVDADHRLARMLAPHQLGGMERAVELLAEAIRADWRILIAGDYDCDGATGTAVAVRGLRLLGARDVAYAVPNRFIHGYGLSPALVESLQPSPQLIVTVDNGVASVAGVATAQALGIRVIVTDHHLPGEQLPAADAMVNPNLAGDAFPSKALAGVGVMFYLLLALRAKLREQGAFAGGEPDLSALLDLVALGTVADLVPLDYNNRVLVEAGLKRIRAGRACAGIAALVESGRRSLATLCASDLGYSVGPRLNAAGRLEDMRLGVECLLTDDLAVARRYAEQLSTINQERRELQAAMVAEAEVMVARAADTDAVGVALFEPSWHAGVVGLVASKLKERMHRPVIAFAPASEDNTGELRGSGRSIAGFHIRDALAAIDARQPGLIERFGGHAMAAGLSLKAQDFARFAAAFDAVAREWLDEERLEAVLYTDGELPPGAATLELARQLRYGGPWGQAFPEPVFDNEFVCAAWKVMGETHLRLTLSDPRDGSVHDAVMFGAYTGQPPPSRLRAAYELTINDWQGRESPRLLLRYFEPLAG, from the coding sequence GTGACGCCCCGCCTGAGCCTGCGCCGCCGCGTGCCCAAGGGGACGCCACAGGGCTGGAGCGATGGCGTGCATCCGGTGTTGCGGCAGGTCTATGCCGCGCGCGGCGTGCTCACGCCGGTCGATGCCGACCACCGGCTCGCCCGCATGCTTGCGCCGCACCAGCTGGGCGGCATGGAACGTGCGGTGGAGCTGCTGGCCGAGGCGATCCGCGCGGACTGGCGCATCCTGATCGCCGGCGACTACGACTGTGATGGCGCTACCGGCACGGCCGTCGCGGTGCGCGGTCTGCGCCTGCTCGGCGCGAGGGACGTCGCCTATGCCGTGCCCAATCGTTTCATCCACGGCTATGGCCTCAGCCCCGCGCTGGTCGAGTCGTTGCAGCCGAGTCCGCAGCTCATCGTCACCGTCGATAACGGCGTGGCCAGCGTGGCCGGCGTCGCCACGGCGCAGGCGCTGGGCATCCGCGTGATCGTCACCGATCACCATCTGCCCGGCGAACAGCTGCCCGCCGCCGATGCGATGGTCAATCCCAATCTCGCCGGCGATGCCTTCCCCAGCAAGGCGCTGGCGGGCGTCGGCGTGATGTTCTACCTGCTGCTGGCGCTGCGCGCGAAGCTGCGGGAGCAGGGCGCCTTCGCCGGTGGCGAACCCGATCTCTCGGCACTGCTCGACCTAGTGGCGCTGGGCACTGTCGCCGACCTGGTGCCGTTGGACTACAACAACCGCGTGCTCGTCGAGGCAGGACTCAAGCGCATCCGCGCCGGCCGCGCCTGCGCGGGCATCGCCGCGCTGGTGGAATCCGGCCGGCGCAGCCTGGCCACGCTGTGCGCCAGCGATCTCGGGTATTCGGTCGGCCCGCGCCTCAACGCGGCGGGCCGGCTGGAAGACATGCGCCTGGGCGTCGAGTGCCTGCTCACCGACGACCTTGCGGTCGCGCGCCGCTATGCCGAGCAGCTGAGTACCATCAACCAGGAGCGCCGCGAGCTGCAGGCGGCGATGGTGGCGGAGGCTGAGGTCATGGTCGCCCGTGCGGCGGATACCGACGCGGTAGGCGTGGCCTTGTTCGAGCCGTCGTGGCACGCCGGGGTGGTGGGACTGGTCGCGTCCAAGCTCAAGGAGCGCATGCATCGCCCGGTCATCGCCTTCGCCCCGGCGAGCGAGGACAACACCGGAGAGCTGCGCGGCTCGGGCCGTTCCATCGCCGGGTTCCACATCCGCGACGCGCTGGCCGCGATCGACGCGCGCCAGCCGGGGCTGATCGAGCGTTTCGGCGGCCACGCCATGGCGGCTGGCCTGAGCCTGAAAGCACAGGACTTCGCCCGCTTCGCCGCCGCGTTCGATGCGGTCGCCCGCGAATGGCTGGACGAGGAACGCCTGGAGGCCGTGCTGTATACCGACGGCGAACTGCCGCCCGGCGCCGCGACGCTGGAGCTGGCGCGCCAGCTGCGCTACGGCGGTCCGTGGGGACAAGCCTTTCCGGAGCCGGTGTTCGACAACGAATTCGTGTGTGCCGCGTGGAAGGTGATGGGCGAGACGCACCTTCGCCTCACGCTGTCCGATCCGCGGGACGGCAGCGTTCACGACGCGGTGATGTTCGGCGCCTACACGGGCCAGCCGCCGCCGTCGCGGTTGCGCGCGGCCTACGAACTCACGATCAACGATTGGCAGGGCAGGGAAAGTCCGCGCCTGCTGCTGCGCTACTTCGAACCACTGGCCGGCTAG
- a CDS encoding phosphoglycerate mutase yields MADTARPLELWLPDLPRFEPGHPLRAWLARADRAGDAPRGYLAGLASYFECVGGFAPAALTRELLAGDAADAAWLSADPAWIQPDLNGARLLACGQMQLSMDDALDLARPLKPVFGDAGMTLEVSSPDRWHVRLPPDARLPPFASPEQALGEDLAQHLPEGTEGRRWRAILTEVQVLLHQHPLNAQRRELGLPPVNSLWLWGGGSLPVAVRSELAGCVSDDVLLGALAARAGVEVASRTPDAIAAAKSGWLIDLQDLPVADLAGSWWPMLERLSGTTLSLSFASGERWLLRPWHRLRFWRGAGR; encoded by the coding sequence ATGGCGGACACGGCGAGACCGCTCGAACTCTGGCTGCCCGACCTGCCGCGCTTCGAGCCAGGGCATCCGCTGCGCGCCTGGCTGGCGCGCGCGGACCGGGCCGGCGACGCACCGCGTGGCTACCTTGCCGGCCTGGCCAGCTACTTCGAATGCGTGGGCGGTTTCGCGCCGGCCGCGCTCACCCGCGAACTGCTGGCCGGCGACGCCGCGGACGCCGCCTGGCTGAGCGCCGACCCGGCCTGGATCCAGCCCGACCTCAACGGCGCGCGACTGCTGGCCTGTGGGCAGATGCAACTGAGCATGGACGACGCGCTCGATCTGGCGCGACCCTTGAAGCCGGTCTTCGGCGACGCCGGCATGACGCTGGAAGTGAGTTCTCCGGACCGCTGGCATGTGCGCCTGCCGCCCGATGCCCGGCTGCCTCCGTTCGCTTCGCCCGAGCAGGCGCTGGGCGAAGACCTGGCCCAGCATCTGCCGGAGGGCACGGAAGGGCGCCGCTGGCGCGCCATCCTCACTGAGGTACAGGTGCTGCTGCACCAGCATCCGCTGAATGCGCAGCGGCGCGAACTCGGTCTGCCGCCGGTGAACAGCCTGTGGCTATGGGGCGGCGGCTCGCTGCCGGTGGCCGTGCGCAGCGAGCTCGCCGGCTGCGTCAGCGACGACGTGCTGCTCGGCGCGCTGGCTGCGCGCGCGGGCGTCGAGGTGGCGTCGCGCACGCCGGACGCGATCGCCGCGGCGAAAAGCGGCTGGCTGATCGATCTGCAGGATCTGCCTGTCGCCGACCTGGCCGGCTCCTGGTGGCCCATGCTCGAACGCCTGTCGGGCACGACGTTGTCGTTGTCCTTCGCCAGCGGCGAACGGTGGCTGCTTCGTCCCTGGCACCGCTTGCGCTTCTGGCGCGGGGCGGGCCGGTGA
- a CDS encoding ATP-binding cassette domain-containing protein, producing the protein MISFRHFALRRGARLLLSDIDLVIQSGWRLGVVGRNGCGKSSLFAALQGKLEADAGELDMPARLRLASVAQETPALPDPAIDYVMGGDEELAIALRDELDAQARGDTEAMAKAHHRIEELHGYDARARAGRLLHGLGFPPETHERAVREFSGGWRVRLNLARALMAPSELLLLDEPTNHLDLDAVLWLEEWLRRYQGTLLVISHDREFLDGVITHTLHLNEGRAKLYTGNYSAFERQRAEQLRLQQIAHEREQAERAHLQSFIDRFKAKASKAKQAQSRMKRLEKMAGTEAVRAERPFRFQFAVPDRLPDSMLQLEEVDAGYPGEQGAAPAVILRDVRFRLEAGDRVGLLGPNGAGKSTLVKTLVGELAPLGGERKAHKDLKIGYFAQHTVESLREGASPFDHLQDKAPGVGAQVLRDFLGNWNFAGDRAFESVDGFSGGERARLALALIAWDKPNLLLLDEPTNHLDLDMREALADALAEFDGALVLVSHDRHLLGMVCDSFWRVADGRVENFDGDLDDYARWLRARGNAQKKAEEPEGAPAVSAADRRRAAAAQRENEKATRQRVKKIETRVAAIDDELAKLEAKLADPDTYNGPTAELMKLGQRQSELRREKEMLEGEWLELYEQLEA; encoded by the coding sequence ATGATTTCTTTTCGCCATTTCGCCCTGCGCCGCGGCGCCCGGCTGCTGCTTTCCGACATCGACCTGGTGATCCAGAGCGGCTGGCGGCTGGGCGTGGTCGGCCGCAACGGCTGCGGCAAGTCCAGCCTGTTCGCCGCCCTGCAGGGCAAGCTGGAGGCCGACGCGGGCGAGCTGGACATGCCCGCCAGGCTGCGCCTGGCCTCGGTGGCCCAGGAAACGCCGGCGCTGCCGGATCCGGCCATCGACTACGTGATGGGGGGCGACGAGGAACTGGCCATCGCACTGCGCGACGAACTGGATGCCCAGGCCCGCGGCGACACCGAGGCGATGGCCAAGGCACACCACCGCATCGAGGAACTGCACGGCTACGACGCCCGCGCGCGCGCCGGCCGGCTGCTGCACGGACTGGGCTTTCCGCCGGAGACGCACGAGCGCGCGGTACGCGAGTTCTCCGGCGGCTGGCGCGTGCGCCTGAACCTCGCCCGCGCGCTGATGGCCCCGTCCGAGCTGCTGCTGCTGGACGAGCCCACCAACCACCTCGATCTCGACGCGGTGCTGTGGCTGGAAGAATGGCTGCGCCGCTACCAGGGTACTTTGCTGGTGATCTCGCACGATCGCGAGTTCCTCGACGGCGTGATTACCCACACCCTGCATCTGAACGAAGGCCGGGCCAAGCTCTACACCGGCAACTACAGCGCCTTCGAGCGCCAGCGCGCCGAGCAGCTGCGCCTGCAGCAGATCGCCCACGAACGCGAACAGGCCGAGCGCGCGCATCTGCAATCCTTCATCGACCGCTTCAAGGCCAAGGCCAGCAAGGCCAAGCAGGCGCAGTCGCGCATGAAGCGGCTGGAGAAGATGGCCGGTACCGAGGCAGTGCGCGCAGAACGACCGTTCCGCTTCCAGTTCGCTGTCCCCGACCGCCTGCCGGATTCCATGCTGCAGCTGGAAGAGGTGGACGCCGGCTATCCGGGCGAGCAGGGCGCCGCACCCGCAGTGATCCTGCGCGACGTGCGCTTCCGCCTCGAAGCCGGCGACCGCGTCGGCCTGCTGGGCCCGAACGGCGCGGGCAAGTCGACCCTGGTCAAGACCCTGGTCGGCGAGCTGGCGCCGCTGGGCGGCGAGCGCAAGGCGCACAAGGACCTGAAGATCGGCTACTTCGCCCAGCACACGGTGGAAAGCCTGCGCGAGGGCGCGAGCCCATTCGACCACTTGCAGGACAAGGCCCCCGGCGTGGGCGCGCAGGTGCTGCGCGATTTCCTCGGCAACTGGAACTTCGCCGGCGACCGCGCCTTCGAATCGGTGGACGGTTTCTCCGGTGGCGAGCGCGCGCGACTGGCGCTGGCGCTGATCGCCTGGGACAAGCCCAATCTGCTGCTGCTCGACGAGCCCACCAATCACCTGGACCTGGACATGCGCGAGGCGCTGGCCGACGCGCTGGCCGAGTTCGACGGCGCCCTGGTGCTGGTCTCGCACGACCGGCACCTGCTGGGCATGGTCTGCGACAGCTTCTGGCGCGTGGCCGATGGCCGGGTCGAGAATTTCGACGGCGACCTGGACGACTACGCGCGCTGGCTCCGCGCGCGCGGCAACGCCCAGAAGAAAGCCGAGGAACCGGAAGGTGCGCCGGCGGTATCCGCCGCCGATCGCCGCCGCGCCGCCGCCGCGCAGCGCGAGAACGAGAAAGCCACGCGCCAGCGCGTGAAGAAGATCGAGACGCGGGTCGCCGCGATCGACGACGAACTGGCCAAGCTGGAAGCCAAACTGGCCGACCCGGACACCTACAACGGCCCCACGGCCGAACTGATGAAACTGGGCCAGCGCCAGAGCGAGCTGCGCCGCGAGAAGGAAATGCTCGAGGGCGAGTGGCTGGAACTCTACGAACAACTGGAGGCCTGA
- a CDS encoding agmatine deiminase family protein, producing the protein MSQSTLRLPAEWEPQSAVLIAWPHEDTDWADRLAEVETTYVALAAAVTRFEPLIVVVADAALRAHVEKELRAADVDLGRIRFVELPYDDTWLRDSGPITLKDAQGAFQLTDFRFTGWGGKFGAEQDDALVAGLVQAGVFGGARHKRIDWALEGGGIESDGAGTVLTTWRCLVQRHPEQSREEMSAILRDGLHAERILWLDYGYLEGDDTDAHIDTLARFAPGERIVFQACDDPSDPHHEELGRMAAELTALRTPEGKPYQLYPLPWARPIIDEGRRLAASYANYLIVNGAVLVPAYGDAADDEAARIIREAHPGREVVQVPCRPLIWQNGSLHCITMQLPAGIAG; encoded by the coding sequence ATGAGCCAATCCACCCTGCGCCTGCCGGCGGAATGGGAGCCGCAGTCGGCCGTCCTGATCGCCTGGCCGCATGAGGACACCGACTGGGCCGATCGTCTGGCCGAGGTGGAGACCACTTACGTGGCCCTGGCTGCCGCGGTCACGCGCTTCGAGCCGCTGATCGTCGTGGTGGCCGATGCGGCGCTGCGCGCTCATGTCGAGAAGGAACTGCGCGCAGCGGACGTGGACCTGGGCCGCATCCGCTTCGTCGAGCTGCCGTATGACGACACCTGGCTGCGCGACTCCGGGCCGATCACGCTCAAGGACGCCCAGGGGGCGTTCCAGCTCACCGACTTCCGCTTCACCGGCTGGGGCGGCAAATTCGGCGCCGAGCAGGACGACGCCCTGGTGGCCGGCCTGGTGCAGGCCGGCGTGTTCGGCGGCGCGCGGCACAAGCGCATCGACTGGGCGCTGGAAGGCGGCGGCATCGAGAGCGACGGCGCCGGCACGGTGCTGACGACCTGGCGCTGCCTCGTGCAACGCCATCCGGAGCAATCGCGCGAGGAGATGAGCGCGATCCTGCGCGACGGCCTGCATGCCGAGCGGATCCTGTGGCTGGACTACGGCTATCTGGAAGGCGACGACACCGACGCGCACATCGACACGCTGGCGCGCTTCGCGCCGGGCGAACGCATCGTGTTCCAGGCCTGCGACGATCCTTCCGACCCGCATCACGAGGAGCTCGGTCGGATGGCCGCCGAACTCACCGCGCTGCGCACGCCCGAGGGCAAGCCCTATCAGCTGTATCCGCTGCCCTGGGCGCGGCCGATCATCGACGAGGGGCGTCGCCTGGCCGCGTCGTATGCCAATTACCTGATCGTCAACGGTGCCGTGCTGGTGCCCGCGTACGGCGACGCGGCGGACGACGAGGCGGCGCGCATCATCCGCGAGGCGCATCCGGGGCGCGAAGTGGTGCAGGTACCCTGCCGGCCGCTGATCTGGCAGAACGGCAGCCTGCACTGCATCACGATGCAGCTGCCGGCAGGCATCGCCGGCTGA
- a CDS encoding helix-turn-helix transcriptional regulator, producing MSSLARLDVYTRHRQRIASAPFAELSVVRILRGSKRVDDGHDMAEVMAGQYLVVAPGQLLNVENLPAEGVYAASCLCIAADVPRPRVDVPPRRWAGMPARTVLDQAFDHAEQGLREGLAPSLLSYRIGELLEALALCGFVPLPSDGEPTTERVRMLLAMAPAEDWRAETVASRLAMSPATLRRRLAAEGSGFRDLLEEVRLGHALALVQGSAQPLKWVAHACGYQSASRFAERFRERFGCLPSELRGDDAGTIRNGVAA from the coding sequence ATGAGCAGCCTCGCCCGCCTGGACGTCTACACCCGGCATCGCCAGCGCATTGCCTCCGCTCCATTCGCGGAGCTGAGCGTCGTGCGGATTCTCCGCGGCAGCAAGCGCGTCGATGACGGCCACGACATGGCCGAGGTCATGGCCGGGCAGTATCTCGTGGTGGCCCCGGGGCAACTGTTGAATGTGGAGAACCTTCCCGCGGAAGGTGTCTACGCGGCCAGCTGCCTGTGCATTGCCGCCGATGTTCCGCGGCCGCGCGTCGACGTTCCGCCGCGACGCTGGGCCGGAATGCCGGCGCGCACCGTCCTCGACCAGGCGTTCGATCACGCCGAGCAAGGACTGCGGGAAGGGCTCGCGCCGTCGCTGCTGTCCTATCGCATCGGCGAACTGCTCGAAGCCCTGGCGCTGTGCGGTTTCGTACCGCTGCCCAGTGATGGCGAGCCGACCACCGAGCGCGTCCGCATGCTGCTGGCGATGGCTCCCGCCGAAGACTGGCGTGCCGAGACCGTGGCTTCCCGCCTGGCGATGAGCCCGGCCACCCTGCGCCGGCGATTGGCGGCCGAGGGCTCCGGCTTTCGCGACCTCCTGGAAGAGGTTCGCCTGGGGCATGCGCTCGCGCTCGTGCAGGGAAGCGCGCAGCCGCTCAAATGGGTGGCGCACGCCTGCGGCTATCAATCCGCCTCGCGCTTTGCCGAACGCTTTCGCGAGCGGTTTGGCTGTCTTCCATCGGAACTGCGCGGGGACGATGCCGGCACCATCCGGAACGGCGTCGCCGCCTGA
- a CDS encoding YbhB/YbcL family Raf kinase inhibitor-like protein, protein MRKLLSVFLFAAALSAHAEDFRLKVDADAPNGGIAPRFTYHGFGCTGQNLAPAVHWEGMPAGTKSLALTVYDPDAPTGSGWWHWVVIDLPTATAGLPQGGALPAGAHALRNDYGDAAWGGPCPPQGDKPHRYVFTVHALDVPSLGLPADASAAKAGFLIGQHTIGKAQATLRYGR, encoded by the coding sequence ATGCGCAAGTTACTGAGCGTTTTTCTTTTCGCCGCCGCACTGTCGGCCCATGCCGAGGACTTCAGACTCAAGGTCGATGCCGATGCACCGAACGGCGGCATCGCGCCACGCTTCACCTATCACGGCTTCGGTTGCACCGGACAGAACCTGGCGCCGGCCGTGCATTGGGAAGGCATGCCCGCGGGCACGAAGAGCCTGGCGCTCACCGTCTACGACCCGGATGCCCCTACCGGCAGCGGATGGTGGCACTGGGTGGTGATCGATCTGCCGACCGCCACCGCGGGCCTGCCGCAAGGCGGCGCCCTGCCTGCGGGAGCGCATGCGCTACGCAACGATTACGGCGATGCGGCCTGGGGCGGCCCTTGCCCGCCGCAGGGCGACAAGCCGCATCGCTACGTGTTCACCGTGCATGCGCTGGACGTCCCCAGCCTGGGCTTGCCGGCCGATGCCTCGGCGGCCAAGGCGGGCTTCCTGATCGGGCAGCACACCATCGGCAAGGCGCAGGCGACGCTGCGCTACGGGCGCTAG
- a CDS encoding carbon-nitrogen hydrolase, whose amino-acid sequence MTRKTLKVALLQETHRGSRDANLDAIEAGLREAAAAGAELVLLQELHNGPYFCQHESVSEFDLAETIPGHSTERIGKLAEELKLVVVASLFEKRATGLYHNTAVVFDRSAKIAGKYRKMHIPDDPAFYEKFYFTPGDLGFDPIDTAVGRLGVLVCWDQWYPEAARLMALAGAELLLYPTAIGWDPNDEQAEKDRQREAWVTVQRGHAVANGVPLLACNRTGYEPDPAGVGAGIQFWGTSFVAGPQGEFLARAGTDQRELLVVEIDMARSEHVRRIWPFLRDRRIDAYGDLLKRFRD is encoded by the coding sequence ATGACCCGCAAGACCCTCAAGGTCGCGCTGCTGCAGGAAACCCACCGCGGCAGCCGCGACGCCAATCTCGACGCCATCGAGGCCGGCCTGCGCGAAGCCGCCGCGGCCGGCGCCGAACTGGTGCTGCTGCAGGAACTGCATAACGGCCCGTACTTCTGCCAGCACGAGTCGGTGAGCGAGTTCGACCTCGCGGAAACCATTCCCGGCCACAGCACCGAACGCATCGGCAAGCTGGCCGAGGAGCTGAAACTGGTCGTGGTCGCCTCGCTGTTCGAGAAGCGCGCCACCGGGCTGTATCACAACACGGCGGTGGTGTTCGACCGCTCGGCGAAGATCGCCGGCAAGTACCGCAAGATGCACATCCCCGACGACCCGGCGTTCTACGAGAAGTTCTACTTCACGCCGGGCGACCTGGGCTTCGATCCGATCGACACGGCGGTCGGCCGCCTCGGCGTGCTGGTGTGCTGGGACCAGTGGTATCCGGAGGCCGCGCGCCTGATGGCGCTGGCCGGCGCGGAGCTGCTGCTCTATCCCACCGCGATCGGCTGGGATCCGAACGACGAGCAGGCCGAGAAGGATCGCCAGCGCGAAGCCTGGGTCACCGTGCAACGCGGCCATGCGGTCGCCAATGGCGTGCCGCTGCTGGCCTGCAACCGCACGGGATATGAGCCGGACCCCGCCGGCGTCGGCGCCGGCATCCAATTCTGGGGCACCAGTTTCGTGGCCGGACCGCAGGGCGAGTTCCTAGCCCGTGCCGGCACCGATCAGCGCGAGCTGCTCGTGGTCGAGATCGACATGGCGCGCAGCGAGCACGTGCGTCGGATCTGGCCATTCCTGCGCGATCGCCGCATCGACGCGTATGGCGACCTGCTCAAGCGCTTCCGCGACTGA
- a CDS encoding TraB/GumN family protein encodes MSLDASAEPLPTALEGQPIERVVRDGVEYVVLGTAHVSRASVDAVRELLVRESFDAVAVELCPSRAQGMRDPDALKKMDLFQVIRQGKAGMVAASLVLSTFQKRLADQFGIEPGAEMKAAMDGAEQRGVPVWLVDREVGTTLKRAWRSVGFWQRFGLMGGLFASVFEREAIEEKEIEKLKQGDMLESAFSEFASQSEPLYRSLIAERDAYMAARLREEAGRAGYSGEPRRVLVVIGAGHLKGLSEQLRTQEGDPGAEATELAKLPAPSKWPKWIAIGLVLLVFAAIAVAFHRNAALGAQALRDWVMYTAGFSALGAVVAGGHPLSVFAAAVAGPIKPFRPGVPSGAISAMTEAWVRKPRVADFETLRDDIGHWTGWWKNRVARTLLNFLLVCVGTIAGEYTAGIHIFKSLF; translated from the coding sequence ATGAGCCTGGACGCCTCCGCCGAACCACTCCCCACCGCCCTCGAAGGCCAGCCCATCGAACGGGTCGTACGCGATGGCGTGGAGTATGTGGTGCTTGGCACCGCGCACGTTTCCCGCGCCAGCGTCGATGCCGTGCGCGAACTGCTGGTGCGCGAGTCGTTCGATGCCGTGGCGGTAGAACTCTGCCCAAGTCGCGCGCAGGGCATGCGCGATCCGGACGCGCTCAAGAAGATGGACCTGTTCCAGGTGATCCGCCAGGGCAAGGCCGGCATGGTCGCCGCGAGCCTGGTGCTGTCGACCTTCCAGAAGCGCCTGGCCGATCAATTCGGTATCGAACCGGGCGCGGAAATGAAGGCGGCCATGGATGGCGCCGAACAGCGCGGAGTGCCGGTGTGGCTGGTGGACCGCGAAGTGGGCACCACGCTCAAGCGCGCCTGGCGCAGCGTCGGATTCTGGCAGCGCTTCGGCCTGATGGGCGGCCTGTTCGCCAGCGTGTTCGAGCGCGAGGCGATCGAAGAAAAGGAAATCGAGAAACTCAAGCAAGGCGACATGCTGGAAAGCGCCTTCAGCGAATTCGCCAGCCAGTCCGAACCGCTGTATCGCAGCCTGATCGCCGAGCGCGATGCCTATATGGCGGCGCGCCTGCGCGAGGAAGCCGGCCGCGCGGGATATAGCGGTGAGCCTCGCCGTGTGCTGGTGGTGATCGGTGCAGGCCACCTCAAGGGACTAAGCGAACAGTTGCGCACGCAGGAAGGCGATCCGGGCGCGGAGGCCACGGAACTGGCGAAGCTGCCTGCGCCGTCCAAGTGGCCGAAGTGGATCGCCATCGGCTTGGTGTTGCTGGTCTTCGCAGCCATCGCGGTGGCGTTCCACCGCAACGCTGCGCTCGGCGCGCAAGCCTTGCGCGACTGGGTGATGTACACCGCCGGCTTCTCGGCACTGGGTGCTGTCGTCGCGGGTGGGCATCCCTTGAGCGTGTTTGCGGCGGCCGTGGCCGGGCCGATCAAGCCGTTCCGCCCCGGCGTTCCGTCCGGCGCGATCAGTGCGATGACCGAAGCCTGGGTACGCAAGCCGCGCGTGGCGGACTTCGAAACCCTGCGCGACGACATCGGCCACTGGACCGGCTGGTGGAAGAACCGCGTGGCGCGCACGCTGCTGAATTTCCTGCTGGTGTGCGTTGGCACCATCGCCGGCGAGTACACCGCCGGCATCCATATCTTCAAGAGCTTGTTCTGA
- a CDS encoding glycoside hydrolase family 18 protein, whose product MRGKWSMGRLAAGRFWAVLLASFAGALGARETSGSYRIVGYVADADPLPPISASKLDVINYAFGTLDDQARIVLRSPHAEASLARLVALRRDNAGLKVLLSVGGWGAGHFSEAALSEASRRQFADDAARLIEQHELDGLDVDWEYPTLPGGGISHRPEDKRNFSLLMETVRHRLDQLGKQHGGRHYFLTIASADNEFVAGIELARVARSLDWFNLMAYDFHNSLTPRTGHHAGLYPSKADPPGDRAASKAVRQYLDAGVPAAKLVLGVPFYGRAFTDVAPDHDGLQQPYGKFFGAPSWRELVADYIGKNGYARHWDEQAQVPFLWNAKTRTFVSYEDPASLRIKTAFIRQHRLGGAMYWEQSLDKDDELLDVLDAGLHHP is encoded by the coding sequence ATGCGTGGAAAGTGGTCGATGGGTCGCCTGGCGGCCGGGCGCTTCTGGGCGGTGCTGCTTGCATCGTTCGCCGGCGCGCTGGGTGCCAGGGAGACGTCCGGTAGTTACCGCATCGTCGGTTACGTGGCCGACGCCGATCCGCTGCCGCCCATTTCCGCGTCCAAGCTCGACGTCATCAATTACGCCTTTGGCACGCTGGACGACCAGGCCCGCATCGTGCTGCGCAGTCCGCATGCCGAGGCCTCGTTGGCCAGGCTCGTCGCCCTGCGCCGCGACAACGCCGGATTGAAGGTGCTGCTCTCGGTGGGCGGCTGGGGCGCCGGACACTTCTCGGAAGCGGCGCTCAGCGAGGCGTCGCGCCGCCAGTTCGCCGACGATGCTGCCCGGCTGATCGAGCAGCACGAGCTCGACGGCCTGGACGTCGACTGGGAATACCCGACGCTGCCCGGCGGCGGCATCAGCCATCGTCCCGAAGACAAGCGCAACTTCAGCCTGCTGATGGAAACCGTGCGCCACCGTCTGGACCAGCTAGGCAAGCAGCATGGCGGCCGGCATTACTTCCTGACCATCGCCTCGGCCGACAACGAATTCGTCGCCGGCATCGAGCTGGCGCGCGTGGCGCGTTCGCTGGATTGGTTCAACCTGATGGCGTACGACTTCCACAACAGCCTGACCCCAAGGACCGGCCACCATGCGGGCCTGTATCCGTCGAAGGCCGATCCGCCCGGCGATCGCGCTGCGTCCAAGGCTGTGCGCCAGTACCTCGACGCCGGCGTGCCTGCCGCCAAGCTCGTGCTGGGCGTGCCGTTTTACGGAAGGGCGTTCACCGACGTCGCGCCGGACCACGATGGACTGCAGCAGCCCTACGGCAAATTCTTCGGCGCGCCATCGTGGCGCGAACTGGTGGCCGACTATATCGGCAAGAATGGCTATGCCCGGCATTGGGACGAACAGGCGCAGGTCCCGTTCTTGTGGAACGCGAAGACGCGCACCTTCGTCAGCTACGAGGATCCGGCATCGCTGCGCATCAAGACTGCCTTCATCCGGCAGCATCGCCTAGGCGGCGCGATGTACTGGGAACAGAGCCTAGACAAGGACGACGAACTGCTGGACGTCCTCGATGCGGGCTTGCATCACCCGTAA
- a CDS encoding cytochrome c, with product MTRLHMLGLTVAAALLVTGSVHAEGDKAAGRKLVYTCNGCHGVTGYENAYPRYPVPKIVGQNAQYIVNALHGYKNGDRHHPTMVAQAQSLSDKDIDDIAAYLSSLAK from the coding sequence ATGACTCGACTGCACATGCTCGGCCTGACCGTCGCTGCCGCACTACTCGTCACTGGCAGCGTTCATGCCGAAGGCGACAAGGCCGCCGGCCGCAAACTGGTCTATACCTGCAACGGCTGCCACGGCGTCACTGGGTACGAGAACGCCTATCCGCGTTATCCGGTACCGAAGATCGTCGGCCAGAACGCTCAGTACATCGTTAACGCCCTGCACGGCTACAAGAACGGCGACCGCCACCATCCGACCATGGTGGCCCAGGCGCAGAGTCTGTCCGACAAGGACATCGACGATATCGCCGCCTACCTGTCCAGCCTCGCCAAGTAA